One segment of Candidatus Paceibacterota bacterium DNA contains the following:
- the pseI gene encoding pseudaminic acid synthase — protein sequence MLSFNDSQGVRFIGNGHPVFIVAEISGNHNQDINNAFRIMDAAAASGSDAVKLQTYTPDTITIDSNKDYFKIKGGPWDGKNLYELYGEAYTPWDWHPKLKEYAEKLGLVFFSSPFDNTSVDFLEELNVPIYKIASFEVVDIPLLKKVGSTKKPVIMSSGMASSEEIKLALETLKKAGTPHVAVLHCISSYPTKPEDMNLSTIPDLQKRYNVVTGLSDHSLSSMASEMAVSLGAKIIEKHLTLRRSDGGPDAGFSLEPEEFKNLVSSIRQAEKALGSVLDGPGTAEVGSVIFRKSLFAVQDIKKGEKLTKENVRSIRPGHGLPPKFYDEILNKKAKTDIEKGTPLSWDLTD from the coding sequence ATGCTCAGCTTTAATGACTCTCAAGGTGTAAGATTTATTGGAAACGGCCACCCGGTTTTTATCGTGGCTGAGATATCAGGTAATCACAACCAAGACATAAACAATGCTTTTAGAATAATGGATGCCGCCGCCGCTTCAGGTTCGGATGCGGTCAAACTTCAAACCTATACTCCGGATACGATTACCATTGATTCAAATAAGGATTATTTTAAAATTAAAGGAGGACCTTGGGATGGAAAAAATTTATATGAGCTGTACGGCGAAGCCTATACACCGTGGGATTGGCATCCGAAGCTTAAAGAATATGCTGAGAAATTAGGTTTAGTGTTTTTTTCCTCGCCCTTCGATAATACATCCGTAGATTTTTTAGAGGAGTTGAATGTTCCAATTTATAAAATTGCTTCATTTGAAGTCGTTGATATTCCACTTCTTAAAAAGGTAGGTAGTACAAAAAAGCCTGTGATTATGTCAAGCGGTATGGCTTCGAGCGAAGAAATTAAGCTGGCTTTGGAAACCTTAAAAAAGGCAGGAACTCCTCATGTCGCAGTTTTGCACTGTATAAGCTCTTACCCGACGAAACCGGAAGATATGAATCTGTCAACTATTCCTGACCTGCAAAAAAGATATAATGTAGTAACGGGTCTCTCTGATCACTCTTTAAGTAGCATGGCATCAGAGATGGCGGTTTCTCTAGGGGCAAAGATAATTGAAAAACATCTTACCCTTAGAAGATCAGATGGAGGTCCAGATGCCGGTTTTTCACTTGAGCCTGAAGAATTCAAAAATTTAGTGTCTTCAATTCGCCAAGCGGAAAAAGCTCTGGGATCGGTTTTAGACGGTCCCGGCACGGCGGAGGTAGGATCAGTAATATTTAGAAAATCTTTATTTGCGGTTCAAGACATAAAGAAAGGGGAAAAGTTGACCAAAGAAAATGTGCGATCCATAAGACCGGGACATGGCTTGCCTCCAAAATTTTATGATGAGATTTTGAATAAAAAAGCAAAGACAGATATTGAAAAAGGAACACCCTTAAGTTGGGATTTAACAGATTAA